Genomic DNA from Niabella ginsenosidivorans:
GCAAACGCGAATGATCAGCATTCAGAATCCGGTTCTTCTCAATTCATTTATTTTTGCAGCGGCTTCTGACAAAATTGAAATGACGCTATCCATTATCATAGTAAACTATAATGTAAAGTATTTTTTAGAGCATTGCCTGCATTCGGTGCGGCGCGCTATAAAGAACATTCCTGCTGAAATTATTATTATTGACAATTGTTCATCCGACGAAAGCTTTGATTATCTTTCACCCCTTTTTCCGGAAGCTATATGGATCTCCAATAAAAAAAACCGGGGTTTCGGGAGCGCCTGCAATCAGGGCCTGGCTATTGCCAAAGGAACATATATTTTATTCCTGAACCCGGACACGCTGGTACCGGAGCATTGCTTTGACGGCTGCATCAACCTATTTAAGGAGCACAAAGAGATAGGCGCTCTTGGAATAAGAATGTATGATGGCTGTGGTCGTTTTTTAAAAGAATCAAAAAGAGGCATCCCCTCAGTAAAGGCCGCTTTTTTTAAGCTCTCAGGTATCAGCCGCTTTTTTGCAGGTTCCCGCTTTTTTGACAGCTATTATATGGGGCATCTTGATGAAAACAGGGATCATTACGCAGAGATCCTTGCCGGGGCGTTCATGATGATACCGAAATCCGTGCTGGAAGAAACAGGAAGCTTTGATGAAGCGTTCTTTATGTACGGGGAAGACGTGGATCTTAGTTACAGGATCCATCTTACCGGTTTAAAAAATTATTACCTTGCCAACCCTCCCATCATCCATTTTAAGGGAGAAAGCACTGCTAAAAACAGCCTGGGCTATGTAAAAAACTTTTACCGGGCCATGAGCATTTTTGTAAACAAGCACTATTCCGGATTATCAAAAAAAATAGCTGCAGGGCTGATCCATGCAGGCATCTGGAGTCATGCGGGGCTAAAAGCCCTATCAGCAAAACTAAGGTCATCACCTGATACGACCCCTGCAACAACTCCTGCCACAATCATTATTATCGGAAAGAAAAGCGCCGCCCAATCCCTGCTTGCCCTTCTTTCAGAGCAGGTGCAGGGCCCTATTAAAGACCCTGTGGTTGTAGCCCCAGAAACTCCCGGCCTGGTATCATTGTTAGAACAAAACCCCACCGCTGCTGTTTACCTTTGTGAACAGGACCTTTCTTTTTCTGAAATGATCTCCATTGTTACAGAAAGCAGGCACCGGTTTATACACTTTTACAGCGGGCTGAGTATTATAAAAGGTGGGTAAGATCAATATTTTCTGTTTAAAATCACCAATTGTACCATTTTTGCGGGTTTTATAGTAACTTGTATACCCTGCAAAGGCGGAAACAGGCTTTTTAAGCCCTGAATTTTCAGAAAAACGCATTTAACCGATTTTTACCATGGCACAGCTTCTGATTATTATTAACTCCGGCGTCAAGTAAAAAACAATATATTTGCCGGCCTGTGTAGTATGAAGATATGGCATCAATAATAGATATTAAAATACCCCGATCGATTGCCAGCGCCTTGCGTCTTCCTAAGCGCAATGCAAAATCACAGCAGCGAAGAGTATTGAAAAAGCTGTTAAATAAGGCCAGGTTTACAGAATTTGGCCAACATTATCATTTCGATAAGATCTTACTCTCCAGGAACATAGAAAAAAGCTTTCAGAAAGATGTGCCCATTTTTGATTATAATAAAATTTATAATGAATGGTGGGTGAAAACCCTGGAAGGAAAGCCGGACATTACCTGGCCTGGTAAAATAAAATATTATGCATTAAGCTCCGGTACCTCAGAGGCATCCAGTAAATACATTCCCGTAACAGAAGACCTCTTAAAAAGCAATACGATCAATTATATAAAGCAGCTTATCAGCGTATTTGGTTATAAACAGGCTAATAAAAAGTCGCTAACAAAGGATTTCCTGATCATTGGCGGGGCCACCAACCTGCAAAAAGGTGAGGCCGGCTGGTTTGCCGGGGATCTTAGCGGCATCCTGGCAAAAAAACGCCCCTTCTGGTTCCAGACCTTTTATAAGCCCGGGGGCAGAATTGCAGCAATAGCAGACTGGAACCAAAAGCTGAATGAAATTGTGGACAATGCCCATAAATGGGACATCGGGTACATTGTTGGCGTGCCGGCATGGTGCCAGATGTGTATGGAAATGGTAATAGAACGCTATAAATTGGCAAATATTCATGAAATATGGCCAAATTTTGGCGTTTTTGTGCATGGCGGCGTTGCCTTTGAACCTTACAAAAAGTCTTTTGACAAATTATTGGGCAAGCCCATTGTATATGTAGAGAACTATCTGTCCAGCGAAGGATTCATCGGTTATAAAATGAAGGAAGACCGCGGGATGCAGTTGGTTACCAATAATAATATCTTTTTTGAATTTGTGCCTTTTGACAATTGCAATTTTGATTCAGACGGTTCCATTGTTGCCAACCCCGAAGCAAAGCTGATCGATGAGGTTGAGGAAGGAAAAGAATATGCCTTGCTGATGAGCACTAATGCCGGCAGCTGGCGTTATCTAATTGGAGATACAATAAAATTTCTGGACAAGGAAAAGGCTGAAGTGATCATCACCGGCCGCACCCGGCATTTTCTAAGCCTTGTTGGTGAGCATCTGAGCGTGGAGAATATGAATCGTGCCATACAGGATGCCAATGATCATTTTAACATAAGCATACAGGAATATACGGTAGTGGGCTTTCCCTATGAAGGGTATTTTGCACACAGATGGTATGTAGCCACCGCTGACCCGGTAAACAAAGATGCGCTGATAACGTTTATTGATAACAAGCTAAAGGAAATAAACGACGACTATGCAACGGAAAGAACCAGTGCTTTAAAGGATGTCTTCATTGAAGTGCTGGCTCCGGAAACTTTTATGAAGTTCATGGAGCTGAAAGGCAAATTAGGCAGTCAGCATAAATTTCCACGTGTAATGAAGGGCAAAATGCTCCGGGACTGGGAAAATTTTTTAAAAACCGGTCAACTTTAATTTTCCGTTTTGAAAACTTCCTTTATATTGTTTTTCAATTATGATTGAAGCCTTTATTAAAGGATTGACCATGGGAGTGCTGCTCAGCCTTTCGGTAGGGCCGGTGCTTTTTTCAGTCATTAAACACAGCATCAATGTGGGTCATAGGGGCGGACTGGCTTTTGTGCTGGGAGTTTCCGCCAGCGATGCTTCTCTTGCGTTTATCAGCAATTTTTTTTCACAGTTTTTTACGCTCCTCAGCTCGCACAAAGTGGTCATCAGTATTGCCGGCAGCACTTTTCTGATTATACTGGGCGTTTACTATGCCTTCTTTAAGAAGATAAGAATTAAGGACCGTATCAAAAAATCGCCGCCTCTTTTTCGCAAGCGCGATTATCTGCAGCTTTTTTTATCCGGCTTTTTTTTAAATACCTTAAACCCCGGCGTTTTTATTTTCTGGCTAACTGCTTCCACAACATTTATTACTCACACAGTTAATGAACGCATTGTAATTTTTGTAACCTGCTTATTATTTGTTTTGGGCACTGATATTACCAAGGTGATGCTGGCCAATAACATTCGTAACCGCCTTACTCCCAGAAACATTCATTTACTGAACCGTATAAATGGTTTTGTGCTGATGTGCTTTGGACTGGCGCTTATTATAAGGCTCCTCGTTTAAAAAACGGGAAATAATGGGACAGCTTTCTTATTTTTATCACAGTACTCGGTATATGATTTAAGAAGATGCGCGTTTTAAAGGGAATATGGAAATGGGGCCTGCGGTTATTCGTAGTACTGTTCATTGGCCAGTTCATATATATTGTACTATTGAAATGGGTAAACCCTCCGGTCACCTTTACCCAGATCGGCAGTATGCTGGCGGGCAGAGGTTGCCACAGCCGGAACAAGTCTTCAGCAGATGTTTCAGAAAATGCCCGCCTGGCAGTAATTGCGTCAGAAGACCAGCTGTTTCCGGATCATAATGGTTTTGACTGGAAAAGTATCCAGAAAGCAATAGAATACAATCAGAAAAAGCCGGGACGGTTAAGAGGCGCCAGCACCATCAGCCAGCAAACCGCAAAAAATGTATTTTTATGGCAGGGCCGAAGCTGGTTCCGTAAAGGACTGGAAACTTATTTTACCTTTATGATCGAAAGAATATGGGGTAAAAAAAGGATTCTTGAAGTATATTTAAATGTAGCGGAAACGGGCAACGGTATTTTTGGAATTGAGCAGGCTGCCCAAACCTATTTCAATAAACCCGCAAAAAATCTTACCCAGTATGAAGCCGCGGCTATTGCAGCCATCCTGCCCAACCCTTTAAAGCTGAGTGTCAGACCTATGTCGCCCTATGTTGCTTCAAGGGCAAGAAAAATTGTTCAGCAAATGAATTTTTTAAAGCCGGACAGGGATATTCAACGCATTGTTCAGGCCGATTAAGCCGTTGCAGCATTGCTATCCTCATCAGTTGCTAACTGATGCACTCCAGTTTCCATGAAGCCGATCCAGGGATGCCAGTAAGCCTCATCAACGGGCACCGGTGCCTCATTTGCAAAAAGCGCCTCTTCTTTGTCAATAACGGTTTTGTATAAAATATGGCCCGGCCCCAGGGGCGAGAATGTTGATTTAATCCGGTGAAGCAATCGTTTTATTTCATCCACATTTTTTACATGCACGGCCTCTTTAAGTTCACGGCAATCATCTGCCCACTGGCTTTTTATTTCTGCCAGGATATCACTTATTGCATCTTTATCCGCCCCCAACAGGTCTTTCAGGTAGTTGAGATTGTTATAAGAGGACTCTGAATTATTGAGAAAGGATTCTGTCATTATAGCTAGCATTTTAGTTGCTTTATATTAATTAAAGAGGGTTCAATGTACAGGAAGGATGCGTTCCCTCCTCATTTTTTTGGCTTTCCGCTTACAAAAGATGCAGCTTTGCCAGCAGTGCGTCTTTATAACTTTCTGAAACAGGTATTGGTTGATTTTTTATATATACCAGCCGGTCTTCAATATACTCCACTTTATCTATGGCTATTATATAGCTCCGGTGTACCCTTATGAACTGATCTGAAGAAAATTTATCTTCAATTGCTTTCAGGCTGCCGTGTACCATATAGGACCTATCCGGTAATTTAAACTGCACATAATCGCCCTTTGCCTCCATCCATAAAATATCGTCCAGGTTCACTTTCCGGATTACCTTGTTTTCCTTTATAAAGAGCTGCTTTGGAGTGACCGTATTGGTTTGCGGAGATTGCTTGAAACGGATCAGTTCCTGCGCTTTGTCCAGTGCCGTTATTACCCTTGTCAGCGTAAACGGCTTTACCAGGTAGTCTACCACGTTTAATTCAAATGCTTCAACGGCATAATTCTCTTTTGCCGTAGTCAGAATAGTATGCGGCCTGTTGGTGAGTAAACGCAACAGTTCCAGCCCGCTCATTTCCGGCATTTCTACATCTAAAAATAAAACATCCACCGGGTTCTCATCCAGGAACGCTTTTGCTTCCAGTGCATTCCCGCACTCACCAACAACAGTTACGGCATTAATATTCTGAAGGATTTTTCTTAACGTGACGCGTGCCACTTTGTTATCATCAACCAGCAAACATGTAAGAGGGCCCTTCCTGTTCATTTCCAAAATGTTACCTAAAATTAAGGATTTTTTGCAATATGAAAAAACCAAGCTCTGTAAAAACATACATTTATTGCGGCGCAGGCCATTACAGCAGGGGAATGAGGCTGCCCCAAAAGACAGAAGTCATCATATCGCCCTGCAGCTTTGGAAAATTTTAATGGAATTTGCCGGTTCTTCCTGCTATTGCAGGATTCGCCCGAAACGATGACTTTTGATATCGTTTCTTCCGTTTCTAATATTGATCCAATAGTAGAGTTAGTTCCGCACTACAACGGCTACCGGCAAATAAAAAGCTGCCCGGAGGCAGCTTAAGATCATATATCCAAAGGATAATGTTATTATTTCTTGTACTGAGGGATGATGCTGTTGGACAGTTCCACCATTTTTTTCAGCCCTTCTTCGGGGAGGTTCCCTTTTTTGAATTCAGCCAGAACATCGGGGTATTTATTTTCCATTTCCAGCAGGAAATGCTCTTCAAACTCCTTTACCTTATTTACAGGAACGTCTTTGATCAGCCCGTTGGTGCCCAGGTAAATAATGGCAACCTGTTTTTCTACGGGATAAGGAGAGTATTGTGCCTGTTTCAGGATCTCCACGTTACGCGCCCCTTTGTCAATTACGTTCTTGGTTGCAGCATCAAGGTCTCCGCCAAACTTGGAAAAAGCTTCCAGCTCACGGTAAAGCGCCTGGTCCAGCTTTAAGGTACCGGCCACTTTCTTCATGGATTTGATCTGTGCATTACCTCCTACACGGCTTACGGAAATACCTACGTTAATAGCGGGGCGGATGCCGGAAAGGAATAAGGATGATTCCAGGAAGATCTGTCCGTCTGTGATAGAGATTACATTGGTGGGGATATATGCTGATACGTCACCGGCCTGGGTTTCAATAATGGGTAAAGCTGTTAAGGAACCGCCACCTTTTACAAGGTGTTTAATGGAATCCGGAAGATCATTCATATTCTTAACAATCTCATCATTGCTGATCACTTTGGCGGCTCTTTCCAGCAAACGGCTGTGCAGGTAGAACACATCACCCGGATACGCTTCGCGGCCCGGGGGACGGCGTAACAGCAGCGAAACTTCACGATACGCTACGGCCTGCTTTGAAAGGTCATCATAAATGATCAGTGCAGGACGGCCTGTATCACGGAAATACTCGCCAATAGCAGCACCCGCAAACGGAGCGTAGAACTGCAAAGGAGCCGGATCAGAAGCAGAAGCTGCAACAATGGTGGTATAATCCATTGCGCCATTGTCTTCCAGGGTTTTCATCACTCCTGCAATGGTAGAGGCTTTTTGCCCAATGGCGACATAGATACAATAAACCGGCTGACCGGCTTTAAAAAATTCTTTCTGGTTAATAATGGTATCAATGGCAATGGCTGTTTTACCGGTCTGGCGGTCGCCAATGATCAGTTCCCGCTGGCCGCGGCCGATCGGGATCATGGCATCAATCGCTTTAATACCGGTTTGCAGCGGTTCTTTTACCGGTTCACGGAAAATTACTCCCGGTGCTTTCCGCTCCAGAGGCATTTCATAAAGCTCTCCGGTAATAGGTCCTTTGCCATCAATAGGTTGCCCCAGGGTGTTTACCACACGGCCGGTCATACCTTCACCCACTTTAATGGAAGCGATCTGCTTGGTGCGGCGCACCTTTGAGCCTTCTTTAATATCTTTTCCTTCACCCATCAGTACCACGCCCACATTATCTTCTTCCAGGTTAAGGGCTATGGCACGAACGCCGTCTTCAAACTCAACCAATTCGCCATATCTTACATTTCCAAGTCCGTATACACGGGCGATACCATCACCCACCTGTAGTACGGTACCCACTTCCTCCAAATCGGCCTGAGCATTAAAATTGCTCAACTGCTCCCTAAGAATGGCGCTTATTTCGTCTGGTTTTATTTCCGGCATAAATAATGAGATTTTATAATTTAATTCTTTGAATTTTGGCCTAACGCCCGTTTTCAGGCTGCAAAAGTAGTGTATTAGCGCATTCAGAACAAAAAAATAAACGGGATATTGATTTTTATCCGCCGGCTGAAATCTGTTCCTGTCTGTTGCCGGAACCCGGCGTTTGAAAGGGCTCATTCGTATCTGCATCTCCGGCATTTACAGTGCTGATGCAGAAAAAATCCAGGTGCTTTTAAACCAGGGATCAGGGGGCATTTGCCTTTACAGCACCAATACCCCTGTGGGCTGGAACCGGATCTCTTTCTGAGGCTCTGTAATGGCGTCAATTTCAGCCTGGGTTTTTTTTGCGTCCTCTGCGTAATGCTTTAATTCACTAACGGAAGTGGTTTTGTTAAACGCAACGCCTTCTAAAACAACTGTTTTTCCTTTTAAGGCAACAGGCACGAAGATGTTATAATTCCGGGATTTTACAAACATCCCTGATTTGTCCGGCAGTTCTAACGTCAGCCAGCAGCCTTTTTTGGGACATACATCCAGCACTTTGCCTGTTACCCTGGTCTGCAAAGTATCAGTCTGATGCATTTTATCTACCAGTTCCATTACCGAGATGGCGCCCCGGGCACTAATTTTTTCGCCATATGTATCTCCCTTTTTTGCTTCACCGGCCGGCGGCTGTGCATATACAGAAGCGGTGATCATCACAGCAGCAAGCAATAAGAACCCTTTTCCCATAAAATATAATTATTTAAAATGCAGAGTTACTTACAAATTAAAGGCAATTATTGATGCTGTTTGCCATTTTTTTGTCTTTTTCTGTAACAATATCCCCCGCATCATGAGTATTTAGCCAGATCTCTACCTTATTATAGGTATTTGTCCACGTAGGGTGATGATCCATCTTTTCAGCGATCAGGGCCACACGCGTCATAAAACCAAAGGCTTCATTAAAATCTTTGAATTCAAATTTCCGGTATAATGTATTGTTTTTTTCTTCCCACATAACAAACCGTTTTAAAAAATGAGGTAATCCTTGTTCTTTATTTTTTCATTAGTGAGCTCTGTGATCAGTTGCACCCCCGGAATTTCCCGGAGCCAGGCTTTTACCTGTTCCAGGTATTCATCCGTTACCGTATCATTTTTCATCAGCCATAAAAAATCCAGGTGCTTGAATTCCGGCAGCAGGAACTCCCCGTCATGCAAATTATTGTATAAATAATGGCAAAGGGAGCTGTTCGGGTCCCGGTATTCATAAACGGAGAAAAAATATAATCTCCGTTTTCTTTTCAGCTTTATCTCAATATCATGATTGATCCTGAAATCCAGTTCCAGCAGGTTATTCAGGTTCCAGCAAAATTTATAATCCTTTACCGTGGTTACTATGCCCAGGAGCTTTGTATCTTCAAAAAACTCCTCGGTGATCTGCTCGGTATTTAATGATAATTTTACGGTGGCCATGAATTACATAGTTACTACTGCTGTATAATCCAGCATTTTTGTAAAGGTAATAACTATTGACAGTTGGCCAAAGATCCGGTCAGGCAATTATGGGCCGGTACTTTTTATAATTATCAACAAGCATCCAGCTATTTATGATCAGCAATACGATTGCTATCGGCAACCCGGGTATTGAGGGATCCAGGGTCGTGTGATGCAAAACAATGCCCACCATAACAGGAAAAATCACAAGAGCACCTAAAGCTCTTGTTTTGGGAAAAATAACCAGCAGGCCTCCTGTTGTTTCCATGATGCCTAAAAGCGGAAACAGCCATTTCAACTTTAAAATGGCGCCGGCTATTTCCATCTGTTCCGGCGTCATCTGCTGCGCAGGCATATACATAAAGAACTTATTAAGCCCGGCATTAATAAACATTAATGCAAAAAGGGTGAAGACGATCTGTTTTACTATTTTCATTTTTGTTTGATTTAAGCTGTTAAAGTCAGCTCCTTTACAATCCCATTACCTTCCGCCACCTGTTATAGTGTTGCTTACACACAGAGGCGCTTTTTTTCAAAATAATTATAGCTGGCAGCTACCCGCTCCAAACCATTTTGGGCTGCAGAAGGCGTTTCTATAATGCTGTACAGCATCCCGGCCTGTTCTTTTTGCCGGAACACAGCAGGAAAGTCTACTATCCCGTCACCGGCATTTACAGGTTGTCCGCCGGCATCCACATCTCTTAAATGCCATAAAGGAAAACGTCCCGGGTATCTTTGGATAAAGGCATCCGGATCATGACCGGCCTGCACGACCCATCCCAGATCCAGTTCAAAAACGACCAGCTCCGGGTCTGTATGGCTTAACAATGTATCAAAAGGCAAGGTGCCGTTGACTGCCTCAAATTCAAAATGGTGATTATGGTATCCTAACTGTATCCCCGCTTTTTTTGCAATACGGCCCAGTTTATTATATGTTTCCGCTATTTCTTTATAGGAATCTACCGTTCGCCGTTCGTCGGGGAACATAGAGCAGATGATGTATTTTATCCGGAGAGCGGCACCGTCTTCCAGTAATAGCTCAATAGTATCAGAAGCAGCGTTAGCATGTAAACTGATGAGGTCCAAGCCAAGCGCATCGGCTCTCCTCTTCAGGAGCCCGGGCTTTACACCCAGCACCGTACGGGCCTCCGGGCTATAACCGGCAGCTTCCGCATAGCTAAAGCCTTTACAGGCGAGGGCCTGCAATGTACCTTCAAAATCGGTTGCCAGGTCATTCTTTACGGACCAGAGCTGAACGCCTATTGCTTCTTTTTTATACGTCATATTTTGCAGGATAAAATGAATGCTCACGGGTTTCAGAACTTCCTGAAATCCCATTCACCACGATAGGGCCGGCTGCGCATCTGGTTGGCAGATTCATTGTCAAAAGCTTCTTTAACAGGATCCCATTTCAGCTTCTTTTGCAGCTCGTAAGCAATGTTCACCGCGTTGCAAACAGTAGCGGTGCGGTGCCCGGTTTCCACATCACAAATCGGCCTGGAACGTTTTTTTATAGCGTCCACCCAATCCTGGTAATGGTTATCACTGAAGTATAACCGCCTGTCGCTTGTTTTAAATTTCAGTTGCGCCAGGTTTTCGGGTTGTGTCCTTAAAAAGCTGCGGCTTACTTCTATTTTCCCTTTATCGCCAATAAACTGAATGGAGTTGCCCTCACCCCAGTTCTTATGATTTACCTTAATGCCGTTGGCATACATAAAGGACAGTCCTTCTTTTGCACCGGGCCCTTCAGGCGGAATAAATGTTACGGGGCCGGAATTGTCCATGCCCAGCGCCCATTGCACAATATCAAACATATGGGCACCCCAGTCGGTAATATACCCGCCGCCAAATCCCGCATAACCGCGCCACCAGGCCCATTCTTTTGCATCAACAGGCGGTGCCAGTATAGCGTTATATCCCCTGTAAAAGGAAGGCCCGATCCAAAGATCCCAGTCAATATAATCCGGGGTAGGCTCTGTAGGCAGGTCACATTGCTTTACCGGCTCACCAACGGAAACATTGATCTCTGTGATCTTACCGATATATCCATTTGTTACCAGTTCAGCCGCCTGCCGGAAATTATAGGAAGAGCGCTGCATGCTCCCGGTCTGGAAAACACGTTTGTACTTACGCGTGGCATTTACCATAGCACGGCCTTCGGCAATGGTCAACGCCAATGGTTTTTCGCAATAAATATCCTTACCGGCTTTTGCAGCATCAATAGCTATCTGCGCATGCCAGTGATCCGGAGTAGCAATAACCACGGCATCAATATCTTTCCGTTCCAGCAGTTCCCGGTAATGTTTGTAGCCTTTTATTTCCGTTTTTACTTTTTTTTCATTTGCCTTTTGGGCAAGGCCGGTAAAGTAATCCAGCTTTTTTGCATCCACATCGCAGGCGGCAAGCACTAATGTTTCCTTAGGACCGTTAATAGCATTAACAAGATGATGGGATTGTTTTCCCAAACCAATATAACCGAGCTGGACACGATCACTTGGGGCCAGGTGCCCCTTGCCACCCAGAACAGAACGGGGCACAATGGTAAACGCCAGGGCGCCCATGGCAGTTTGCTGAATAAATCTTTTTCTTTTCATTTTTACAGATTGAGGGAACAGGGCCTTTTATTGTATCAACCGAAATAAAATTTTACAGCATAAAAATACACAAAGAGAACTGAAAAGCTTTACCCAAAGTTTCTGATGGTTCAGATGATGACAATGCACAGAAGGAACAGACCGTTTTATTTTTGTAAACCCCTGCTGAACCTGATACGATTTCCGCCTTTTCAACAACAGTCCAAAGCCTCTTAAACAACCCGGAACGATCCAAAACCCGGTTTATAGAAAATAGCGTTTTTATGCGTTTTATATGATAAAAAATATAAAATAGGCAAATAATATCAACATTTCGATCATCTGACACTTTTCTGAAATACCTTTAAATATTGGTATTTTTTTACTTTTCAAAAAAAATAGAAAATTTTTGTTGCGTTTTTATG
This window encodes:
- a CDS encoding Gfo/Idh/MocA family protein; its protein translation is MKRKRFIQQTAMGALAFTIVPRSVLGGKGHLAPSDRVQLGYIGLGKQSHHLVNAINGPKETLVLAACDVDAKKLDYFTGLAQKANEKKVKTEIKGYKHYRELLERKDIDAVVIATPDHWHAQIAIDAAKAGKDIYCEKPLALTIAEGRAMVNATRKYKRVFQTGSMQRSSYNFRQAAELVTNGYIGKITEINVSVGEPVKQCDLPTEPTPDYIDWDLWIGPSFYRGYNAILAPPVDAKEWAWWRGYAGFGGGYITDWGAHMFDIVQWALGMDNSGPVTFIPPEGPGAKEGLSFMYANGIKVNHKNWGEGNSIQFIGDKGKIEVSRSFLRTQPENLAQLKFKTSDRRLYFSDNHYQDWVDAIKKRSRPICDVETGHRTATVCNAVNIAYELQKKLKWDPVKEAFDNESANQMRSRPYRGEWDFRKF